The Candidatus Nanosynbacter sp. HMT-352 region TCGACAACGCACCGCCAGATAGCAAGTTCAAAATTCCACCGAGGTCAGATTGCCCAAGCACCGACGAAATCGCGTTACGCAGTTGTGTTGGTTCCGCCAATGGCACTGGAATGTGCGCTAATAATCGATAAACAACGATTATTCCCACGACAATAAATAGTCGTTTTTGCATATCTTTATTTTTCAGCGAGCGGAAAATTATTCTCCAATTCATGTTTTAGCCCCTCATAGTCACTAACAATTCTTAACTCTGTTAATTATACATTACCTGAGCGGATATTTCCATACTAAAAACATAAAAGCGTATGCGTTATAATTGAGTCAATAATATAACGTAAACGAGGTATTATATGCAGCAGCAACCTGAAATCCCATCAACTCCGCCAATTACGCCACCGCCAAACCCAGAATTTCCCCAAAATTATCCACCAAAGAAAAGTAAATTATGGCTATGGGTTACATTGGCAATCGTGGGAGTGCTGGCGATAATCGGAATAGTGGTGGCAATTGTTCTTATGTCAAATAAAACCGCTCCTTCAAAAGACACGAATATTTCGCGCAAAGAAGCAGTCAAACCTAAGGATGAGAAGAAAAACGAAGACAAAAAGCAGAATTTAGCTAAATCAAATTCAAAATGTTTAACGTCTGCTGATTTTCGAAAAGCTGGCTATGACTATATGAAAGACGGCTATTTTACGCTTAGCGACGGTAAATATAATTTTAAAAATGTTTTCTTCAATGCGGATTCGACGCAATATACATACGAAGAAATTGCCGTTGACGAACTAGCTAAACTGGGGTCGCTATACAAATCAAATAGTCAAAAGGAATTTTCAATTGAGCTGGTCGGTCAGACGTACGAAAGTTCAAAGACAAGTGCTGGCACAAAATTAGCCATGGAGCGCGCCGATAAAGTCAAGCAAGGCTTAGTTTCGCAAGGTTTTCCTGAGAATAAGATTATTATCTCTGAACCGAAAATTGCCAATCATGACAGTAGCGATGATACCGCCGACAGGAACGTGACTATTTATCTAGTCGTGCCGCAAGAATGTAGCGAAAAATAGTCCAGAATATCAAAGCAAAAGAAAATCCCCTTCTCTTTCGAAGGGGATTTATCGTTATCGAGAAAAAAATTATTTCTCTTCAGCTTCTTTCGCGCTTTGGCGTAGAGGTGTAGCTACTTTCTCGAATGAGCCACCGGCTTTTTCGATGGCAGCAACAACTGAAGCTGAGGCAGCTTGTACTTTCAAGTCAACCTTAGCCTTCAATTCACCACGAGCAATCACCTTAACCGTGTGGAAAGGAGTTGCAATATAGCCTTCAGTGAACAGCAAAGCATTGTCAACAGTCTTGCCGTCAAATGCGTTCAAATGATCCATGTACACAACTTGTGCTGGAGTTCGCAAGCTCTTAAATCCGCGAGCCTTTGGCACAGCTTGGGCTAGTGGACGCTGACCGCCCTGGAACATTACGCGAAGCTTCTTACCTGTTCGGGCATTCTGACCTTTAGTACCGCGACCAGCAGTTTTACCTTGACCAGCAGCAATACCGCGACCAACACGCTTTTTATTCCTGTTTGCTGAAACTTGGAGATCATTGTACTTCATTATTTAGCCTCCTTTTTAGCAACCTTTTTTACAGGCTGAGCGCTTAGCCATTGATCGCGTGGAACTAATGACTTTAGAGCTTCAATAGTCGCGTAAGCAATGTTAACCTTGTTGGTTGAGCCAAGAGATTTGGTCAATAGGTTACGAACACCTGTTACACCGATAATTTGGCGAACTACACCACCAGCGATAATACCAGTACCAGGAGCGGCTGGCTTGATCAATACGCGTGCGCCAGAGAATTTAACTTCGCTGTCGTGCGGGATTGTTTCGCCGTTTAATGGCAATGTAATTAGGTGCTTTTTAGCGACTGATGTAGCCTTAGCGACTGCAGCTTGAACATCTGCACCCTTAGCAACACCGACACCAACTTTATCTTTGCGGTTACCAACAACCACCAAAGCCTTAAATCGGAAGCGGCGACCACCTTTAACCACGCGAGAAACGCGGTCAATGTTGATTACCAATTCTTCAAATTCTTTTGGTGCGTCATCGCGCACATTTCGCCGGTCATCGCGGCGACCACCACGTGGATTTCGAGGTCGACGACCTTCTGCACGTGGGGTAGTATTTGCAGCTTGCTCTGCCATACTAGAACTCCAATCCTTCTTGGCGCGCAGCGTCAGCCAAAGCCTTTAGACGGCCAGCGTATTGACGACCATTGCGATCAAACACTACTGCGCTAATCTTAATTTTCTTTGCTTTCTTAGCAATTTCAGTACCGATAGCAGCACTTTTTTCAGTCATCGTGCCAGTTGCTTTTGTTCCAACTGTAGTTGCTGCAGCCAATGTTTTACCAGCCACATCGTCAATTAATTGCGCGCTAACATGCAAATTGCTAATAGTAACTGTCAAGCGTGGACGCTCTGCTGTACCTGAAACCTTAGCGCGAACGCGGTTTTTGCGAAGAGCGCGGTTGAGTAGCTTCTTATTTTCAGCCATGATTACTTACCTGTCTTTCCTGCTTTACGCAAAATCTGCTCGTCGACGTACTTGATACCCTTACCCTTGTATGGTTCAGGCTTCTTCAGTGCGCGGATTTCCGCTGCAACTTGGCCGACTTGTTGTTTATTGATACCGCTAACAACGATAATCATTTTTTCGTTGGTAACAGTTACGCCTTCTGGGGCTTTGTATTTGACTGGATGTGAAAATCCAAGTGCCATTTCTAGCTCATTGTTGCTTGAGCCAACACGGAAACCAACACCGTTAACCTCTAGGCGCTTTTCATAGCCTTTGGTTACACCGATTACCATGTTGTTAATTAGCGCGCGCATCAGGCCATGCTGACTACGGGCTACTTTGGACTCGTCCTTAGGATGTACCGTGACTTGTCCGTCTTCGACTTTCACCTCAACTGCTGGTGTGATGAATTGCTTCAATTCACCCTTTGGTCCTTTAACGACCACATCACCAGAGTCAACCGTGATTGTCACACCGGCCGGAATAATCACCGGCAGTTTTCCGATTCGACTCAGACTCATTACTCACCTTTCGTGTGATTTGATATTAACTTCAGTATTTTAACACAGATTAGGGGTAAAAAGCAAGGTTTTCAAGCTACGAATTAACCTCATATATATCCAACTCGATTGAATTAACCATTTGCCTTATTCGAGCACTATCCGCCATTTCCAACCAACCTTTGCCGCCAATAACACACCCTCCAAGGATCGCATTTAGCGTACTCCTATTTAATATAACCTGTTTATGATTATCCGAACATCGAACAAGAGCTTTTTGTAAATTATCACAAAAGACGGACGACGATAAAATTTTTATATATTCTAAGAAATCATAACTCAATTGATTAATTATTTTGTCATCTTTCTTCAATAGTCCAAGAAACATTCTGTATCCAACCGAAATTGACGCCTCCGACCACTGATCGCCACGATCATACACTGTATATTTTTCTCGCACGACCGTCAAGAAATTGAGAGCCACAATCTGCATAACAATTGCCGCCAGAGCTTGATCAACAGGCGTCTGTATGTGACTTTCATCAATTGAATACTCCAGAACGCATTCACGAAAAAGATCGTCAGACTCTTTACTGTATTTTATATACGAAGTACGAAAAAGCGTATTAACAGAGCTTTCATCGTGAGCCTTACGATACGCCATATCAATTTGCTTACGCCACAGAGAAATCTGAACTTCGCGTAGCTTTTTACTCAGTTCACTTCGGTCGACTTCTACTATATTTCGATTCATTTCTATTCCACACTCGCCAGCAGCCCTCAAAATATCATCTTCTGGAATGACTAATTTATCAAACTCTCGCAATGCCTCGTCGTATGTCTTTTTCGCTTCCGGACTATATAATTCAGCATCTATAAAACAAGTGTCGCCATATGTTTTTGCGGACAGTATGATATCGCTCAGAATAAAGAACTCATTGTCTTGAAGACGCTTCAAAACGTACTGAGCTAATAAATGTTCATAAATATGAGCGATTAGTCCGTCGTTATCGGCTGTTTTGTATATGGATGAAATTATCATTGCTTGGTTTGATAATATTATAATGCCGTCAAATTAGCAATTTTTCGATATTTATGATAATTGATATAATCATACTCAATGACAGCAACTATACTTTTCGCCACCAGAAACCCAGGCAAATACGCAGAATTTGTCGCCGCGTTTCATAAATTCGCTCCGCAGACGTCAATTATTTCGTTGGCAGATTTAGACTATCAAATGCCTGACTGCATAGAAACAGGCACGACATTTGAACAAAATGCCCTATTGAAGGCGCGACACACAAGGAATCATTTACATGAAAATGATAAAAACCTGATAATTATTGCCGATGATTCCGGCATGGAGATTGACGCCCTAAATGGCGAGCCTGGCGTATTTACAAGACGCTGGAATGGTCACGAAATGAGCGATCAAGAAATCGTAGATTATTGTCTGAAGAAGCTTGAAAATAAGGCAAACAGACGAGCACAATACACGACGTGTCTTGTAATAAATTTTCCTGATGGTCGTGAGGAGGTAATTTTTGGAGAAAATTCTGGCGTTATCTTAACTGAGTCACGCGAGGAATCACGGCTCAAAGGAATGCCGTTTCGGGAATTATTTTTCGTGCCCGAACTTAATATGATGTTTCACGAAGTGCGCGAACTGCCGAAGTTGAAGCGTAATGGATATTTACTCGGACATGAGGTTGCGGTCGAAAAATGTGCTAGTGTGATACAGGAAAATTTATTTGGCTCTGTATAGCGGCCTGCAACTCCGCGCTCTCACTTGCCCATGGAATGTGTTGTGTGAGTTCATCAACTGTTACAAATTTAGCATATCGTATCTGTTCTTCCTGCATTTGTTCTTCGTCCTCGT contains the following coding sequences:
- the rpsE gene encoding 30S ribosomal protein S5 — protein: MAEQAANTTPRAEGRRPRNPRGGRRDDRRNVRDDAPKEFEELVINIDRVSRVVKGGRRFRFKALVVVGNRKDKVGVGVAKGADVQAAVAKATSVAKKHLITLPLNGETIPHDSEVKFSGARVLIKPAAPGTGIIAGGVVRQIIGVTGVRNLLTKSLGSTNKVNIAYATIEALKSLVPRDQWLSAQPVKKVAKKEAK
- the rplO gene encoding 50S ribosomal protein L15, producing MKYNDLQVSANRNKKRVGRGIAAGQGKTAGRGTKGQNARTGKKLRVMFQGGQRPLAQAVPKARGFKSLRTPAQVVYMDHLNAFDGKTVDNALLFTEGYIATPFHTVKVIARGELKAKVDLKVQAASASVVAAIEKAGGSFEKVATPLRQSAKEAEEK
- the rplF gene encoding 50S ribosomal protein L6; this translates as MSRIGKLPVIIPAGVTITVDSGDVVVKGPKGELKQFITPAVEVKVEDGQVTVHPKDESKVARSQHGLMRALINNMVIGVTKGYEKRLEVNGVGFRVGSSNNELEMALGFSHPVKYKAPEGVTVTNEKMIIVVSGINKQQVGQVAAEIRALKKPEPYKGKGIKYVDEQILRKAGKTGK
- a CDS encoding non-canonical purine NTP pyrophosphatase; protein product: MTATILFATRNPGKYAEFVAAFHKFAPQTSIISLADLDYQMPDCIETGTTFEQNALLKARHTRNHLHENDKNLIIIADDSGMEIDALNGEPGVFTRRWNGHEMSDQEIVDYCLKKLENKANRRAQYTTCLVINFPDGREEVIFGENSGVILTESREESRLKGMPFRELFFVPELNMMFHEVRELPKLKRNGYLLGHEVAVEKCASVIQENLFGSV
- the rplR gene encoding 50S ribosomal protein L18, producing the protein MAENKKLLNRALRKNRVRAKVSGTAERPRLTVTISNLHVSAQLIDDVAGKTLAAATTVGTKATGTMTEKSAAIGTEIAKKAKKIKISAVVFDRNGRQYAGRLKALADAARQEGLEF
- a CDS encoding OmpA family protein gives rise to the protein MQQQPEIPSTPPITPPPNPEFPQNYPPKKSKLWLWVTLAIVGVLAIIGIVVAIVLMSNKTAPSKDTNISRKEAVKPKDEKKNEDKKQNLAKSNSKCLTSADFRKAGYDYMKDGYFTLSDGKYNFKNVFFNADSTQYTYEEIAVDELAKLGSLYKSNSQKEFSIELVGQTYESSKTSAGTKLAMERADKVKQGLVSQGFPENKIIISEPKIANHDSSDDTADRNVTIYLVVPQECSEK